The genomic stretch TGAAATGAATGGTAGTACCGTCTACTGCCTACTGGAACTAACTAGCTAGGGTTTTCTTAACCCTCATATGTACGTTTACTAAGCAAAATATCTGGAGGTAGCAGAAAACGATACGATACCTCTCCTTGCATATGAATACTACCGTAGTAACGTGTACACGTATTAATGCATGTACCCGACGGCAAGGGCCACTGAAGGTGCCATCGAGGAATGCAGATCCTAGATATCGTGCGGGGATCGGCGGATTCGGCCAATTAATATCCTCACCCCCTGGCTATACGTAGTAGCTGAGGTATCAATCGGTGTTTGCTTACCCCGCTGCTTATCGGTCGAATTGGCAATGCCTGCTTTATAAAGTCCATGTGTTCCAGGATGCCTTTGCCGGTGGATATACATATCATATTTTGTTCATGTCTGGATTGGGTTTTGTCCGACTTATTTGTGTATATATAAGGCAATTGATGAGAATATGCGACTTATCACAAGATGGATACCGCTAGCGAACGCATTGGCCAGCACGATGCCAGTCCAAGTTGTCGCTTCCATTGAGAACCCTAGTCTACTGCCGACGCCGCCCATGGGATTCAACAATTGGGCCCGGTTCATGTGCGACCTGAACGAGACACTATTTGTCGAGACTACGGATGCAATGGCCTCCAATGGTTTATTGGAAGCTGGTTACAATCGTATCAATCTTGACGACTGCTGGATGAACTATGATCGCGCGGAAAATGGATCACTCGAATGGAATGTCACCAAGTTCCCGCGCGGCCTTCCCTGGCTTGGTCAATATGTTAAATCTAAAGGCTTTAACTTCGGCATCTACGAGGACTCAGGGAACCTGACCTGTGGTGGCTATCCGGGGTCCGAAGGTTACGAGGAGATCGACGCGGAGATATTTGCGGCATGGGGCATCGACTATCTGAAATTGGATGGGTGTAACGTCTATCCCAAAGAAGGTCGTACTTTGCAGGAAGAGTACAAATACCTCTACGGCAATTGGCATGAGATACTCAGCAAAATGCAACAGCCACTGATATTCTCCGAATCGGCACCTGCGTACTTCTCCATGACCGACAATTTGACCGATTGGCATACGGTCATGGACTGGGTTCCTGAATACGGCGAGCTCGCCCGACATTCAGTTGACATTCTCGTCTACAGTGGAGAAGGCAGTGCCTGGGATAGTATCATGACAAACTATAAGTTCAACACGTTAGTCGCTCGGTATCAACGTCCCGGATATTACAACGATCCTGACTTCCTAATTGCGGACCATCCGGGACTGTCACTGGACGAAAAGCGATCCCAATTCGCGCTTTGGGCTTCGTTTTCGGCACCCTTGATTATTAGTGCACATATTCCCGACCTATCATCTGAGGATCTAGAGTACCTAACAAATCAAGCCTTGATTGCGGTCGATCAGGATCCTCTGGCGCAACAAGCCACACTGGCCAGTCGCGATGGCTCCCTTGACGTGTTGACGCGGAATCTTGCCGACGGTTCTAGGTTGGTCACCATTCTGAACCATGGTAGCGAGTCCATCGAAACAGATATTTCCCTGGACATACTCGGCCTCTCTACCGattgtacatacaaagcACAAGACCTCTGGGGCGGCTCTACTCAGACCATCAAGGATGCGATACGTATTAAGTTGAACACACATGCGACCGCCGTGTATAAAATAGACACCGATGAGAAGTGCTCTCAAGTCATACCCACCGGCCTTATCTTTAACACGGCCTCCGGAAAGTGTCTTACAGGAACCTCATCCTCTGTGGGATCTGAATCTTGCAACGGGAGCAAATCCCAGATATGGCAGATCGACGCATCGGGGGTGATTCGCACGTTGTCTGAACAGTCAAAGTGTCTAACAGCAGACGGGAAAGCCATTTCGCTGCAGGAATGTAGCGAGAATAATGGCCAGAAATGGTCGTATGCAATCACGGGCAATCTAAAGAATGCTGATACTGGCTATTGTCTGACGAACGGCGGAGGTGTTTCTGCTTGCGGCTTTGAAACCAATAGCCAGGTGTTTGGGTTACCCGCTGGTGTCCATGTCGCATTGTAATGATTGAGCTAtcctttcttcgtcgtgAGCAAGAGCTAAATAGCAGGGCGACCTAAAAGACAGGCGGACTTTAGATGGTTTGATAGCATACATGATAAGGGTATTTAGAAATGCTCTAATTTCTAACAGCTAGCTAGCCAATCCTCGACAATCTAAAGGGCCATTGGACTATTGAAAGTATTTTTTATAACATAGTGAAATAAGTCATAGTACGGCTATCAATATCCATTGTATCCTAGTAGTATCGCGATAAGAATCTATATCGACTCTATTGATCTTGCTAAGCTAAGTCTCTATAGTGCCTCAGACATGCGGCGAGTGGTCTTCAAACAGTGTTTCCCTCACCAAGGAATTGGTCCATCCCTATTAGAGAAGGTCGCAGTAGGTCCATCCGGACCCAACAACGCCAGCTCCACAATCCTGCGCCCACCAACATCCGGCGTTACCCCATCTTCTGCGTATCCATTCAGCTTTGTTTTAACCAAGCCAGGGCATACTGTATTAACTAGCCCGCTAACATCCTGAAGAGCCCTTGAATAATGCAGTACCAACATGTTCAAGGCGGCCTTGCTGCTTTTGTAGGCCTTCGACACAATATGTCGAAGCGGCCAATTCTCGTCATTTGAAAGAGTAAGTGAGCCGAGAACAGACGAAACGAAAACAACCCGCGGCGCAGAAGACTGAcgaagaaggtcgaggagggcGTCGGTCAGAACAGCGGTACCGATCACATTCGTATCAAAAGTCATGGTGAGATTCTCCCGGACGGACAAATCAGAGCGATGATCGAGAAATGTCCCGGCATTGTTGACGAGGATATCGAGTTTGCCATAGGCCTCTTTGACGTGTTCAGCAACCGTGGAGATAGACTCATCAGAAGACAGATCCAGGCGGACGGCAGACGCTGAgttgccttcttcgacaatAGCTGCTGCGACTTTCTCTCCCGCTTCGAGGTTTCGTGCTGTTACGATGACATGGTGATCCGGTTGGCGCGCTAGCTGGCGTGCAACAGCTTCGCCAATGCCTGAGTTGGCGCCAGTTACCAATGCGACGATCATGTTGAGTTATTGCTTGTAGGAAAATGATGTGTGAGGTTGTTGAGATGGTAGCTTGGTGACGGGGACCGCACTGCGGATTTATATAGCTGTCTTCCATGGCTGAAgaggctttttcttctgttgtCCATACTGTTCTATATAGAAAACTGCCCACTTGCTTACCAAGCGGCTCATGGAGTAGCAGAGCATACGTATGGCAACCTCCACCTCGTCCAGAAAACCTTCATGCCATGAAACATTATAGCTCCATGGAGCATCTTCTGTTGGTTCTGGGTTCAAGTGGGTTGTTGCGCACTTCGGCTTTTCTCTAAGGCCGAGGCCGGTTCATATGTGGCAGGATTATAAATCGCAGCTCTGATTCATTCTGTTTCCTTGGCTATACTATATTGAAATCGAAATTATTCTGCTTAAAATGTTTGGCGACTCGGAAGATGTTTGGATCTTTCACTGCTCGGAGCTAAGACGCGGCCGAGAAACTTTCCTTTTAGGGCTAAGTGTGGGCCCCAGGTTATAGTTCTGAGGGTCTATGTACCACTAAGTAACCGACACAATGCTTCATAGTTACTACCCATCAGTGGGTTATTCAGACCCTTACGGAACTTACAGGAGTCGCCCCGGGTCGTCGAGTACTGAACAAATGCAAGAACGGTTTGACTCAGGCTTTCTAATCAATAAAAAAATCACCACCATGGCGCCAATGGCGCTGAAGACCAAGACACATAGCCGTCTGACGTGCCGCAGAAGGAAGGTGCGATGCACTCGCCAACAGCCGTGCATGTACTGTACTAGGACAGGAAGACAATGTGTTTTCCCTgagacgacgaagatgactcgTCAGCGGAAGCCGACGGCCCGTGAGGAATTTCGAAACAGATTGGAACGGCTTGAGTGTATGGTAAAAGACATTATCACAAATAGGGAGGATATCAATGAAATCGAAAATGATTCTCAAGC from Aspergillus oryzae RIB40 DNA, chromosome 1 encodes the following:
- the aglA gene encoding putative alpha-galactosidase (alpha-D-galactosidase (melibiase)); the encoded protein is MRLITRWIPLANALASTMPVQVVASIENPSLLPTPPMGFNNWARFMCDLNETLFVETTDAMASNGLLEAGYNRINLDDCWMNYDRAENGSLEWNVTKFPRGLPWLGQYVKSKGFNFGIYEDSGNLTCGGYPGSEGYEEIDAEIFAAWGIDYLKLDGCNVYPKEGRTLQEEYKYLYGNWHEILSKMQQPLIFSESAPAYFSMTDNLTDWHTVMDWVPEYGELARHSVDILVYSGEGSAWDSIMTNYKFNTLVARYQRPGYYNDPDFLIADHPGLSLDEKRSQFALWASFSAPLIISAHIPDLSSEDLEYLTNQALIAVDQDPLAQQATLASRDGSLDVLTRNLADGSRLVTILNHGSESIETDISLDILGLSTDCTYKAQDLWGGSTQTIKDAIRIKLNTHATAVYKIDTDEKCSQVIPTGLIFNTASGKCLTGTSSSVGSESCNGSKSQIWQIDASGVIRTLSEQSKCLTADGKAISLQECSENNGQKWSYAITGNLKNADTGYCLTNGGGVSACGFETNSQVFGLPAGVHVAL
- a CDS encoding SDR family oxidoreductase (dehydrogenases with different specificities (related to short-chain alcohol dehydrogenases)) translates to MIVALVTGANSGIGEAVARQLARQPDHHVIVTARNLEAGEKVAAAIVEEGNSASAVRLDLSSDESISTVAEHVKEAYGKLDILVNNAGTFLDHRSDLSVRENLTMTFDTNVIGTAVLTDALLDLLRQSSAPRVVFVSSVLGSLTLSNDENWPLRHIVSKAYKSSKAALNMLVLHYSRALQDVSGLVNTVCPGLVKTKLNGYAEDGVTPDVGGRRIVELALLGPDGPTATFSNRDGPIPW